A genomic window from Plasmodium malariae genome assembly, chromosome: 10 includes:
- the PmUG01_10028200 gene encoding transporter, putative, with protein sequence MDVTSTLLDKSKNLADDPSEVLPETRKFFVSSIGKAHLINSLYGIGYTIQIAMLPYMLISTHTGIEHNGYLLTFFSLLQFVGSIFFGRLADIWGVKKSFYLSLSSSSVMYLLLTVCESTWAYYISFIPSFFMQTFQASSLLVCLKTDSDKRTAAIGYLNLSYGTGIILGSFLAGIMVNFFGSRGNLLIAFLSQLLALYIAKTLEEDPKLLKNANLEKIKIKEIFTSIHNEYKRVLNLFKKTYGICLLILFGLLPILMTKFAFAPVVVDMFKLTPSHTSYLMTYAGILTILAEGIFAPYLSSLLGDMICCKFSIPLTLAGFLLLSLCGANESLVLIFMSIPLCGGALLYICGTSQMTKRVEESELGSVIGLNTSIFYAVTIIAPYLAFKSYISLGLGLYWLLCACICLVLTTYIFVLDKSTLQIFKDDSDSLETMFSSITSIL encoded by the exons atggaTGTTACGTCTACTCTACTAGATAAGAGCAAAAACCTTGCGGATGACCCATCGGAGGTTCTTCCCGAAACAaggaaattttttgtttcttcaaTTG GTAAAGCACATTTGATAAATTCCCTATATGGAATTGGTTATACCATACAAATTGCAATGTTGCCTTATATG ctaATAAGCACCCATACAGGCATTGAACATAACGGATATTTACTGACCTTTTTTTCACTCCTACAATTTGTGGGATCCATATTTTTTGGGAGATTAGCAGACAt ATGGGGAGTAAAGAAGTCCTTTTACTTATCGTTAAGTTCCTCTAGCGTAATGTACCTACTG TTAACGGTGTGCGAATCGACATGGGCCTACTACATAAGTTTTATCCCGTCGTTTTTCATGCAAACCTTTCAAGCTTCATCCTTGTTAGTGTGTCTAAAAACGGATAGTGATAAAAGAACGGCTGCGATTGGATATCTAAATTTAAGTTATGGAACGGGTATAATATTAGGTAGCTTCCTAGCTGGAATTATGGTAAATTTTTTTGGGTCGAGAGGAAATTTACTTATTGCTTTTTTATCACAGCTATTAGCATTATATATAGCTAAAACATTAGAAGAGGACCCtaaattattgaaaaatgctaatttagaaaagataaaaattaaggAAATTTTTACAAGTATTCATAATGAATACAAGAGAgtattgaatttatttaaaaaaacatacggcatttgtttattaatactatttgGATTATTACCTATATTGATGACAAAATTTGCTTTTGCCCCTGTTGTTGTTGATATGTTCAAATTGACACCATCTCATACATCTTATTTGATGACCTATGCAGGCATTTTAACCATATTAGCAGAAGGAATATTTGCTCCTTACTTGAGTTCATTATTAGGTGATATGATATGTTGTAAGTTCTCTATACCTTTGACTTTAGCTggatttctattattatccTTATGTGGTGCTAATGAGTCCTTGGTTTTAATCTTTATGTCTATACCTCTTTGTGGGGGGGCCttgctatatatatgtgggaCTAGCCAAATGACAAAGAGAGTAGAGGAATCTGAGCTTGGTTCAGTCATTGGTTTAAACACTTCTATTTTTTACGCTGTTACTATAATAGCGCCCTATTTAGCCTTTAAGTCGTATATTTCCCTAGGCTTAGGCTTATACTG GCTACTATGCGCTTGCATTTGCTTAGTGCTCACCACATATATTTTCGTTCTTGATAAGTCCACgttacaaatttttaaagacGATAGCGATAGCTTGGAAACAATGTTCTCCAGCATAACGTCCATTTTGTAG
- the PhLP3 gene encoding phosducin-like protein, putative, with the protein MSTTNPTSETTEWDDLQRKFGNLPPLEKEIKEEEIYLKNIDKLENVNPLEKKNLNELTLIEENCIDEEYLKIIEKYKTDRINEINRNRAFEIYGELYDISKDNFLREINEASKRNPLNEYMEKTVEESTKGDEDEEEYVEYDEGDKYQRKDEEAILKKKKSVKGTHVVLHLYSDNVISCTILNNILKQMANKHKYIKFTKGVYNKIIENYPESKLPTILIYYNGSCIHQICNMVNYIKGGTNKLNIKSVEKFLSKYDILKHNNYMHSEGRRNNENSPVNSDANSNTNSYASSDDDNDNNNNNESYKKKKIRSTKKHYTSFNMFRSKYKTSEDEEGDFSSHEKNVKSIGYSSSLLDNKIKRSNF; encoded by the coding sequence ATGTCAACCACCAATCCAACTAGCGAAACTACTGAATGGGATGACTTGCAGAGGAAATTTGGAAATCTGCCTCCAttggaaaaagaaataaaagaggaagagatatatttaaaaaatattgataagCTGGAAAATGTAAACCCTTTagaaaagaagaatttaAACGAGTTAACATTAATAGAAGAAAATTGTATAGATGAAgagtatttaaaaattattgaaaaatacaaaactGATCGTATAAATGAGATTAATAGAAATAGAGCTTTTGAAATTTATGGAGAGCTGTATGATATATCGAAGGATAATTTTCTTCGAGAAATTAATGAAGCTAGTAAGAGAAATCCATTGAATGAGTATATGGAAAAAACGGTAGAAGAAAGTACAAAAGGAGAtgaagatgaagaagaatATGTTGAATATGATGAAGGAGATAAGTACCAACGAAAAGATGAAGAagcaattttaaaaaaaaaaaaaagtgtaaaagGTACTCACGttgttttacatttatattcaGACAATGTTATATCATGcacaattttaaataatattttaaaacaaatggctaataaacataaatatataaaatttacaaaaggtgtatataacaaaattatagaaaattatCCAGAGTCAAAACTACCTaccattttaatttattataacgGTTCTTGTATACATCAAATATGTAACAtggtaaattatataaaaggaGGTACAAACAAATTGAATATTAAATCtgttgaaaaatttttaagtaaatatgatattttaaagCATAACAATTATATGCACTCTGAGGGGAGAAGGAATAATGAGAACTCACCTGTGAACTCAGACGCGAACTCAAACACGAACTCATATGCATCCTCAgatgatgataatgataataataataataatgagagttataaaaaaaaaaaaattagaagcACAAAAAAGCATTACACATCATTTAACATGTTTAGAAGTAAATATAAGACGAGCGAAGACGAGGAAGGAGACTTCTCCTCTCACGAAAAGAACGTCAAATCCATTGGTTACTCCTCGTCCCTCTTAGATAACAAAATTAAGCGAAGCAATTtttag
- the PmUG01_10028400 gene encoding tRNA pseudouridine synthase, putative, producing the protein MILFRLLLYVLCIILKVKIHSKRIYNRIRRETLMYVDRQSVVVHFGIKKLSKVKRENKSSMIMSNSADVNIDTNVGANANVDANTETHIQTCSPNREKLTNILIVVDFDGTNYSGWTGVENGSQVYLNAVKNYKSVNRIKKKDEYKFRTVQNTLLNSILKIHGYYETIIPHLDTEPNSLKPFDFIGVSRTDKGVHAKEYICQYISYERKPPCNGNMIQIKRALNSILNKDIKVLGVLNSPCANFNVRYHNFGKIYVYNLDVRVPSQPFERNYAWQLYDDPRFSFLLKKNTNCAGISGTSGTGGSSSNGGCGAQGKSSSKCSIEPNLNFLFDENVDSCECQEVKANRGNCIDSLERLKIENQAEDGLDSILPNKQNCVDNMSSSVNMNECPTVTEKKQMDDQVDNQMDDQVDNQMDDQVDNQMDNQVDNQMDNQVDNQMGNQVDNQMDNQVIDLFNENLKSRYANITHSLNIMNNVEETRLHISCDIDKIKKCSKLFVGYHNFECFRSTLKGTEKLRKINTYCNIHFLDVYKIRNNLYQFVIQGDRFLYHMVRIIIGTLVQIGVGLLKIQDVKDALYSSIPLKVKLCAPSQGLCLSKVLFPPALRSTINASILSN; encoded by the coding sequence atgatTCTTTTTCGTCTGTTACTATATGTATTATGCATCATCTTAAAAGTAAAGATACATAGTAAGAGGATATACAACAGAATTAGAAGAGAAACATTAATGTATGTGGACCGTCAGTCTGTGGTAGTACATTTTGGAATAAAAAAGTTGAGTAAggtaaaaagggaaaataagAGTAGCATGATAATGAGTAATAGTGCGGATGTAAATATTGACACTAATGTAGGCGCTAATGCTAATGTTGACGCTAACACCGAAACGCATATACAAACATGCTCACCAAATAGGGAAAAATTAACGAACATTCTCATAGTTGTTGATTTCGATGGTACAAATTATAGCGGTTGGACAGGAGTAGAAAATGGTAGTcaagtatatttaaatgcagtgaagaattataaaagtgtaaacagaattaaaaaaaaggatgaatataaatttagGACAGTACAGAACACGTTATTGaatagtattttaaaaatacatggGTACTATGAAACTATTATACCTCATTTAGATACTGAACCGAACTCTTTAAAACCATTCGATTTTATAGGAGTAAGTAGAACAGATAAAGGAGTGCATGCAAAAGAATACATATGTCAGTATATATCTTACGAAAGGAAACCACCTTGCAATGGAAATatgatacaaataaaaagagcATTAAAcagtatattaaataaagatattaaaGTTTTAGGAGTACTTAATTCCCCATGTGCTAATTTTAATGTGAGATATCATAATTTTGGCAAAATTTATGTTTACAATTTAGATGTTAGAGTACCTAGTCAGCCATTCGAAAGAAACTATGCCTGGCAGTTGTACGATGATCCTCGGTTTTCCTTTCTACTGAAGAAGAATACGAACTGTGCCGGCATTAGCGGTACTAGTGGTACTGGAGGCAGTAGCAGCAATGGGGGGTGTGGTGCGCAAGGCAAGTCAAGCTCTAAATGTAGTATTGAACCAAATTtaaatttcctttttgaTGAAAATGTTGATTCATGTGAGTGTCAAGAGGTAAAGGCAAACAGAGGCAACTGCATTGATTCACTTGAAAGATTAAAGATTGAAAACCAGGCAGAGGATGGATTAGACTCCATATTGccaaacaaacaaaattgCGTAGATAATATGTCAAGTTCTGTCAACATGAATGAATGCCCCACTGTAACGGAGAAGAAACAAATGGATGACCAAGTGGATAACCAAATGGATGACCAAGTGGATAACCAAATGGATGACCAAGTGGATAATCAAATGGACAACCAAGTGGATAATCAAATGGACAACCAAGTGGATAATCAAATGGGCAACCAAGTGGATAATCAAATGGACAACCAAGTAATCGACCtgtttaatgaaaatttaaaaagtagaTATGCCAACATAACGCACAGTCtgaatataatgaataacGTAGAAGAAACAAGGTTGCATATTTCATGCGAtatagataaaattaaaaaatgctCCAAATTGTTTGTGGGTTATCATAATTTTGAATGTTTTCGAAGTACTTTAAAGGGAACTGagaaattaagaaaaattaatacctATTGTAATATACACTTTTTGGATGTATACAAAATacgaaataatttatatcaatTTGTTATTCAAGGAGATAGGTTCTTATATCATATGGTTAGAATAATAATAGGTACTCTTGTTCAAATTGGTGTTGggcttttaaaaattcaggATGTCAAAGATGCGTTATATTCGTCTATACCACTCAAAGTAAAATTATGTGCTCCTTCTCAGGGGCTATGTTTAAGCAAGGTATTGTTTCCCCCTGCTCTTCGAAGCACCATCAACGCATCGATTCTTTCCAATTAG
- the PmUG01_10028500 gene encoding 40S ribosomal protein S11, putative, translated as MASKKVKTPQPETAVISGPQANEGELVFGVAHIFASFNDTFIHVTDLSGRETLVRITGGMKVKADRDESSPYAAMMAAQDVAARLKELGVSAIHIKLRASGGTKSKTPGPGAQSALRALARSGLKIGRIEDVTPIPTDSTRKKSGRRGRRL; from the exons ATGGCAtcaaaaaaagtaaaaacacCTCAGCCGGAAACGGCAGTAATTTCGGGTCCTCAAGCAAATGAAGGAGAACTAGTTTTTGGGGTTGCTCATATTTTTGCTTCATTTAAtgatacatttatacatgtgACAGATTTAAGTGGCAGGGAAACCTTAGTAAGAATAACAG GTGGAATGAAAGTCAAAGCGGATAGAGATGAGTCAAGTCCATACGCTGCTATGATGGCAGCACAGGATGTGGCTGCGCGATTAAAAGAACTAGGTGTTTCAGCTATTCACATAAAATTAAGAGCGTCAGGTGGTACCAAATCAAAGACACCCGGTCCAGGGGCACAGTCAGCGTTAag AGCCTTGGCCCGTTCAGGATTAAAAATTGGGAGGATAGAAGACGTTACACCAATACCAACTGATTCGACGAGAAAAAAGTcaggaagaagaggaagacgtttataa
- the PmUG01_10028600 gene encoding RAP protein, putative, with protein sequence MKKLSIKNLGSQIFSFSNVRIKKCNFYSNKKKKNELFINSKSDPNLLNSKEDFDDVQFDDRFAPGFSFDLNIEDKKWKEEEKNEYKKFMKRVQNGNITPSKLYQTEAMENVKEDREMVDQIRDDTEPINQSDFAIDRITENIYITEKREDSEMNPYEHTNSSSKFEAVVHNYYEEKKYDKNINTQKKKDVNKNINDKYIEKQIHHPLCYKKNNATSNKLIEESNHSDLFKFLVNSKEQNIERMKVMINTLKKRKNILLDVEDEYRDKFFSILLSNVERIPYEDLIYTIDILYELNIKNVVRDLSYEVIKMVKNEKITNNKITNNKITNNKITNNKITNDKITNDKITNDKITNDKITNDKITNDKITNDKITNEMITNEMITNEMITNEMITNEMITNEMITNEMIRNEEDDYQREQRKIKLCLHYVTTLNKCSLYFADFYDFLITKINYMNNNELVIFANECFKHSLRTKHYLDKIVILCVQKVSEFDLHTLQSLYYSFHCFCKEYSNFYNSSLTIMMTNVDKFNIPFYRLLLKIASHFKHEEKYINLIALVSNRLSVHVRNLKEGKEVLTKCSIYKSADLMMTGTGDMQHKEGKLDKGIENGSYHNFFLEEQRNDGRRGQTNDTANTFVEDSKNTVKMEMVKGREDEEKVEAGGVKEVVETEEAYKGGNAVAEIVHPQQYSSKLMKCKTEEKIFTGSELKEDEKSINEKSIQIIKCLRYLEYSKRNREEVKIVVNDIFELMKENMECIKLLEIEDVVYCIVCFSSYNKRIVLYNNLLDILCERSNELLHAKNISLWAIPIISLSKIAWFHLNYMTYLFDCIKDNYVLNRLNVFQLLKLLSSLVKMNIYDENIYKILIEKLYNDWDTIKKKFIDIATFLWSCAYVNIIYKPLFDSSYKLIINFLEKQSLSKDAIVYKNCFVNITWSLIVANYHKTQNNFDKILNITFLNRDPNDSQAFKRLHQIADACFKEIPKSLINLKCVDNMYKYCMHEKCKILRNDFNIYKKEKDAIKVRNKILNELIQILKNFNISYDVQFEPYNNCPYIIDILLNREMKIGICLFGKEHLMRTLKKSCWDYLNTGFVSLQMRILFAHGWRIIPINAGTWLQLNNDEKRTFLYECFKRHSIQI encoded by the exons atgaaaaaactcTCCATCAAAAACTTAGGCTCGcaaattttctcttttagtAACGTgcgtataaaaaaatgtaatttttacagtaataaaaaaaaaaaaaatgaactgTTCATAAATTCGAAAAGTGATCCTAACCTATTGAACTCGAAGGAAGATTTTGACGATGTACAGTTTGATGATAGATTTGCACCAGGGTTCAGTTTTGACCTGAATATTGAGgataaaaaatggaaggaagaggaaaaaaacgaatataaaaagtttatgAAAAGGGTACAAAATGGTAACATCACACCCAGTAAATTATACCAAACTGAAGCGATGGAAAATGTAAAGGAGGACAGAGAAATGGTAGACCAGATAAGGGACGACACAGAACCGATTAACCAGTCAGACTTCGCTATTGACAGAATTACTGAgaacatttatattactgAAAAAAGGGAGGATAGTGAAATGAATCCATATGAACATACTAATAGCTCTAGCAAATTCGAAGCAGTGGTACATAACTACTATGAGGAAAAAAagtatgataaaaatattaacacacagaagaaaaaagatgttaataaaaatataaacgaTAAGTACATAGAAAAACAGATTCATCACCCACtgtgttataaaaaaaacaatgcCACtagtaataaattaattgaaGAATCAAATCATAGCGACCTTTTTAAATTCCTTGTTAATAGCAAGGAACAGAATATTGAACGGATGAAAGTCATGATAAATActcttaaaaaaagaaagaatatattacttGATGTAGAAGATGAATACAGGGATAAGTTCTTCTCTATACTTTTGTCCAATGTGGAAAGAATACCATATGAAgatttaatttatacaattGATATTTTGTACgagttaaatattaaaaatgtagttAGGGACTTGTCGTATGAAGTgataaaaatggtaaaaaacGAGAAGATAACGAATAACAAGATAACGAATAACAAGATAACGAATAACAAGATAACGAATAACAAGATAACGAATGACAAGATAACGAATGACAAGATAACGAATGACAAGATAACGAATGACAAGATAACGAATGACAAGATAACGAATGACAAGATAACGAATGACAAGATAACGAATGAAATGATAACTAATGAAATGATAACTAATGAAATGATAACGAATGAAATGATAACTAATGAAATGATAACGAATGAAATGATAACTAATGAAATGATAAGAAATGAAGAAGACGATTATCAACGTGAGCAACGCAAAATAAAGCTGTGCCTGCATTATGTAACTACATTAAATAAGTGCTCCCTATATTTTGCAgatttttatgattttttaattaccAAAATTAATTACATGAATAATAATGAGTTAGTTATATTTGCCAATGAATGCTTCAAACATAGCTTAAGAACGAAGCATTACCTCGATAAGATTGTAATTCTATGTGTACAGAAGGTAAGCGAGTTCGACCTACATACACTACAATCTCTCTACTATTCATTTCACTGCTTTTGTAAAgaatattcaaatttttataattcctCATTAACTATTATGATGACCAATGTGGACAAATTTAATATACCCTTTTACCGTCtcttattaaaaatagcTAGCCACTTCAAACACGAggaaaagtatataaatttaattgcACTGGTTAGTAACCGGCTAAGTGTGCATGTGCGAAATttaaaagaaggaaaagaagTGCTCACAAAATGCAGTATTTATAAAAGCGCCGATTTAATGATGACTGGAACGGGGGATATGCAACATAAAGAAGGAAAACTTGACAAGGGCATAGAAAATGGGagttatcataattttttcctagAGGAACAACGAAATGACGGTAGAAGGGGGCAGACGAACGATACGGCTAACACATTTGTTGAAGATTCCAAAAATACCGTAAAAATGGAGATGGTCAAAGGTAGAGAAGACGAAGAAAAAGTAGAGGCAGGAGGAGTGAAAGAAGTCGTAGAAACAGAAGAGGCATACAAAGGTGGGAACGCAGTAGCAGAGATCGTGCATCCCCAGCAATATAGCTCGAAACTGATGAAGTGTAAAACGGAGGAGAAAATATTTACGGGCAGTGAACTTAAGGAGGATGAAAAAAGCATTAACGAGAAGAGCattcaaataataaagtGTTTAAGATACTTGGAGTATAGTAAAAGAAACAGGGAAGAAGTGAAAATTGTAGTGAACGATATATTCGAGttaatgaaagaaaatatggaatgtataaaattattagagATAGAAGATGTAGTCTATTGTATTGTTTGTTTCtcttcatataataaaagaatagtattatataacaacttattagatatattatGTGAGAGATCAAATGAATTATTACATGCAAAAAACATTTCTTTATGGGCAATACCAATTATAAGCTTATCAAAAATAGCATGGTTTCATTTGAATTATATGacatatttatttgattGTATAAAAGACAATTATGTATTAAATCGTTTGAATGTTTTTCAACTGCTGAAATTGTTATCATCTCTtgttaaaatgaatatatatgatgaaaatatttacaaaattttaattgaGAAATTGTATAATGATTGGGataccataaaaaaaaaatttattgatatagctacttttttatggtcatgtgcatatgttaatattatatataaaccaTTATTTGATAGTTCCTATAAGttgataataaattttttagaaaaacaATCACTAAGTAAAGATGcaattgtatataaaaattgttttgttaatattactTGGTCATTAATTGTTGCTAATTATCATAAGacacaaaataattttgacaaaattttaaatataacctTTTTAAATAGAGACCCTAATGATTCTCAAGCGTTTAAAAGACTTCATCAAATTGCTGATGCATGTTTTAAGGAAATACCGAAAAgcttaattaatttaaaatgtgtagataacatgtataaatattgcatgcatgaaaaatgtaaaattttgaGAAATgattttaacatatataaaaaggaaaaggatgCTATAAAAgttagaaataaaatattaaatgaattaattcaaatattaaagaatttCAATATTTCTTATGATGTTCAATTCGAGCCATATAATAATTGCCCTTATATAATTGATATCCTTCTTAATAGAGAAATGAAAATTGGCATATGCCTTTTTGGAAAGGAACATTTAATGAGAACTTTGAAAAAATCCTGCTGGGATTACCTCAACACCGGCTTCGTCTCTCTGCAGATGAGAATCCTCTTCGCGCACGGTTGGCGG aTTATCCCTATCAACGCGGGAACGTGGCTTCAACTGAACAATGATGAGAAAAGGACCTTCTTATATGAATGTTTCAAGCGACATTCCATccaaatataa